One part of the Sphingopyxis sp. TUF1 genome encodes these proteins:
- a CDS encoding ComEC/Rec2 family competence protein: protein MATSPLQTPIAPRRAVGPARLAAALEARLEAERERIGLWLPVALGAGIAAWFALPAQAHWIGLLLLLGAGVLGGLLIGWRSRTGRVVAAGCGVMAVGMLLIWGRALWVAAPVLAQPVVTEFSAIVERVEPRPAKGQVRILARPRARADLPPRIRLTLRTEQAGDLAAGEAIGVRARLMPPPTASLPGGYDFAQRAWFDGIGAVGTVLGDVARAPERGDAKPPLRTRLSAHIHAQIDGSAGGIAAALVTGDRGAISEADEEAMRRSGLAHLLSISGLHVTAVVGFAMLLTMRLLALSPRLALAGLVLPLAAAAGALAGGGYTWLAGAEVPTLRSFIAALLVLVAFLMGREALTLRLVAAGALLVLVWRPEALAGPSFQLSFAAVTAIVALHESRTMQAFLARREELWLLRLVRGVAGLLLTGLVVEVALAPIALFHFHKAGLYGALANVVAIPLTTFVVMPAEALALLFDSVALGAPFWWVSEQALRLLIALAHTVANEPGAVTTLPSFPPWGFGLALFGGLWILLWQTGWRRWGMFPLAAGAVVLLAQPRPDLLVTGDGRHIAAALPDGTYALLRDRAGDYVRDSMAEAAGIDAPLGTLADLDHVECNRDFCRWVQGEGAARRVILASRGGDRVEGADMAAACAAADVVISDRWLPRECVARWMTIERDSLTETGGLALYLGERPKAVAALRSGAEHPWRRPQQVSGNDEAIPTNALAQ, encoded by the coding sequence ATGGCGACAAGTCCGCTTCAAACGCCCATTGCGCCCCGCCGCGCCGTGGGACCGGCGCGCCTCGCCGCGGCGCTCGAAGCGCGGTTGGAGGCGGAGCGCGAGCGTATCGGCCTGTGGCTTCCCGTCGCATTGGGAGCGGGCATCGCCGCATGGTTCGCGCTGCCGGCACAGGCGCACTGGATCGGCCTTTTACTTCTGCTCGGCGCGGGGGTGCTCGGTGGGCTGCTGATCGGCTGGCGCAGCCGCACCGGGCGTGTCGTCGCTGCCGGGTGCGGCGTGATGGCGGTCGGGATGCTGCTGATCTGGGGCCGCGCGCTGTGGGTCGCCGCGCCGGTGCTCGCGCAGCCGGTCGTCACCGAATTTTCCGCCATCGTCGAACGCGTCGAGCCGCGCCCCGCCAAGGGACAGGTGCGCATCCTTGCCCGGCCCCGGGCGCGCGCCGACCTGCCGCCGCGCATTCGCCTGACCCTGCGCACCGAACAGGCGGGCGATCTGGCCGCGGGCGAGGCGATCGGGGTGCGCGCGCGGCTGATGCCGCCGCCGACTGCCAGCCTGCCCGGCGGCTATGACTTTGCGCAGCGCGCATGGTTCGACGGCATCGGCGCCGTCGGCACAGTGCTCGGCGATGTCGCGCGCGCGCCGGAACGCGGGGACGCCAAACCCCCGCTGCGAACCCGGCTCAGCGCCCATATCCACGCGCAGATCGACGGATCAGCGGGCGGCATCGCGGCGGCGCTGGTGACGGGCGACCGCGGCGCAATATCCGAGGCTGACGAAGAGGCAATGCGGCGGAGCGGGCTCGCGCACCTGCTGTCGATCAGCGGGCTGCACGTCACCGCGGTCGTCGGTTTCGCGATGCTGCTGACGATGCGGCTGCTGGCGCTGAGCCCGCGGCTCGCGCTTGCAGGGCTTGTCCTGCCGCTCGCCGCGGCGGCGGGGGCGCTGGCGGGCGGGGGCTATACCTGGCTCGCCGGGGCGGAAGTGCCGACCTTGCGTTCGTTCATTGCCGCGCTGCTCGTGCTCGTCGCCTTCCTGATGGGGCGCGAGGCGCTGACCCTCCGGCTCGTCGCGGCGGGCGCGTTGCTCGTGCTCGTCTGGCGGCCCGAGGCGCTGGCGGGGCCGAGTTTCCAGCTGAGCTTTGCCGCGGTGACCGCGATCGTTGCACTCCACGAAAGCCGAACGATGCAGGCGTTCCTCGCGCGCCGCGAGGAATTGTGGCTGTTGCGTCTTGTGCGAGGCGTCGCTGGCTTGCTGCTTACGGGCCTGGTCGTCGAGGTCGCGCTTGCGCCGATCGCGCTGTTCCATTTTCACAAAGCGGGGCTGTACGGCGCGCTCGCCAATGTCGTCGCGATCCCGCTTACGACCTTTGTCGTCATGCCGGCCGAGGCGCTGGCGCTGCTGTTCGACAGCGTCGCGCTCGGCGCGCCCTTCTGGTGGGTCTCCGAGCAGGCGCTGCGGCTGCTGATCGCGCTTGCGCACACCGTCGCAAACGAACCCGGCGCGGTGACGACGCTGCCCAGCTTTCCGCCATGGGGCTTTGGTTTGGCGCTATTCGGTGGGCTCTGGATCCTGCTCTGGCAAACAGGCTGGCGCCGATGGGGGATGTTCCCGCTCGCGGCGGGCGCCGTCGTGCTGCTCGCGCAGCCGCGTCCCGACCTGCTCGTCACCGGCGACGGGCGGCACATCGCTGCGGCCCTGCCCGACGGCACCTATGCACTGCTTCGCGACCGCGCCGGCGACTATGTCCGCGACAGCATGGCCGAAGCGGCAGGAATCGACGCGCCGCTGGGCACGCTCGCCGATCTCGATCATGTCGAGTGCAACCGCGATTTCTGCCGCTGGGTTCAAGGCGAGGGCGCGGCGCGACGCGTAATCCTCGCGTCACGCGGAGGCGACCGGGTGGAGGGGGCGGACATGGCCGCGGCGTGCGCCGCCGCCGATGTCGTGATCAGCGACCGCTGGCTGCCGCGCGAATGTGTCGCCCGCTGGATGACGATCGAGCGCGACAGCCTGACCGAAACGGGAGGGCTCGCGCTCTATCTTGGCGAAAGGCCCAAAGCGGTTGCTGCGTTACGATCCGGCGCCGAGCATCCGTGGCGCCGCCCGCAGCAGGTCAGTGGTAACGACGAAGCAATCCCGACAAACGCCCTTGCACAATGA
- the lexA gene encoding transcriptional repressor LexA, translating to MLTAKQHELLHFIQQRLDASGISPSFEEMKEALGLKSKSGIHRLISALEERGFLRRLPNRARALEVLKLPEAARSGSNNRDTIVPLRKAPPALKPIAANDIIEVPLHGKIAAGVPIEAFEDHNNLAVPAALLGAGEHYALEVSGDSMVEAGIFDGDYALIQKASTAREGDIVVALVDGQDATLKYFRREGTMIRLDPANSAYEPQRYPAERVIVQGRLSGLLRRYH from the coding sequence ATGTTGACCGCGAAGCAGCATGAACTGCTCCACTTCATCCAGCAGCGCCTCGATGCGAGCGGCATCTCGCCATCGTTCGAGGAGATGAAGGAGGCGCTGGGTCTCAAGTCGAAGTCGGGCATCCACCGGTTGATAAGTGCCTTGGAAGAACGGGGTTTCCTCCGGCGCTTGCCCAACCGCGCGCGCGCGCTGGAGGTGCTGAAGCTGCCCGAAGCCGCGAGGTCCGGAAGCAACAACCGCGACACCATCGTCCCGCTTCGCAAGGCGCCTCCCGCGCTTAAACCGATCGCAGCGAACGACATCATCGAGGTTCCGCTGCATGGAAAGATCGCCGCGGGTGTTCCGATCGAAGCGTTCGAGGATCATAACAATCTCGCCGTTCCCGCCGCGCTGCTTGGCGCGGGCGAACATTATGCACTCGAGGTGTCGGGCGACTCGATGGTCGAGGCGGGGATTTTCGACGGCGATTATGCGCTGATCCAGAAAGCGAGCACGGCGCGCGAAGGCGACATCGTCGTCGCGCTGGTCGACGGACAAGACGCAACGCTCAAATATTTCCGCCGCGAAGGCACGATGATCCGGCTTGATCCGGCAAACAGCGCCTATGAACCGCAGCGCTACCCCGCCGAGCGCGTCATTGTGCAAGGGCGTTTGTCGGGATTGCTTCGTCGTTACCACTGA
- the glp gene encoding gephyrin-like molybdotransferase Glp, which produces MSALLPVEEAQARLLELRAPLARETVALADAHSRYLAADVVAQRDQPAAALSAMDGYAIRFDDLPGPWTVTGEVAAGAAPDSAVGVGEALRIFTGATVPPGADTVIVQEDVARDGDRLILTGDGPRSRGRHIRVRAADFAAGDALLRAGSRLTPGAIATAAMSGAAALTVGIRPRVAILTTGDELVAPGRILGPGQIPDSNGVMLAAMLAGEVAAPVQPLHVRDDRTTLARVLSELARHHDIIVTVGGASVGDHDHVRDALDDAGGRLDFWKIAMKPGKPLIAGMLGEAILLGLPGNPSSAFVTATLFLLPLVRHLAGARAPLPAVQRAPLATPLDAGGPRRDYLRARIERGQITPLVGQDSGRTLPLAAANALLIRDIDAPAQAAGDVAGYIAIA; this is translated from the coding sequence ATGAGCGCCTTGCTTCCCGTCGAGGAGGCGCAGGCGCGTCTGCTGGAGCTGCGCGCGCCGCTCGCCAGGGAGACGGTCGCGCTTGCCGACGCGCATAGCCGCTATCTCGCCGCCGATGTCGTGGCGCAGCGCGACCAGCCTGCCGCGGCGCTGTCGGCGATGGATGGTTATGCAATCCGCTTCGACGACCTGCCCGGCCCTTGGACGGTGACGGGCGAGGTGGCAGCGGGGGCGGCGCCCGACAGCGCGGTCGGCGTCGGCGAGGCACTGCGCATCTTCACTGGCGCGACCGTCCCGCCCGGCGCCGATACGGTGATCGTGCAGGAAGATGTCGCGCGCGACGGCGACCGGCTGATCCTGACGGGCGACGGGCCGCGCAGCCGAGGGCGCCACATCCGCGTACGTGCTGCCGATTTCGCGGCAGGCGACGCGCTGCTTAGGGCAGGATCACGCTTGACGCCCGGCGCCATTGCGACCGCGGCGATGAGCGGCGCGGCTGCGCTTACCGTCGGCATCCGTCCGCGCGTCGCAATCCTCACCACCGGCGACGAGTTGGTCGCGCCCGGCCGCATCCTCGGCCCCGGCCAGATCCCCGACAGCAACGGCGTGATGCTTGCCGCGATGCTTGCGGGCGAGGTCGCCGCACCCGTGCAGCCGCTCCACGTCCGCGACGACCGCACGACACTTGCGAGGGTGCTCAGCGAGCTGGCGCGGCATCACGACATCATCGTTACGGTCGGGGGGGCGTCGGTCGGCGATCATGATCATGTTCGCGATGCGCTCGACGACGCGGGCGGTCGGCTGGATTTCTGGAAGATCGCGATGAAGCCCGGCAAGCCGCTGATCGCCGGAATGCTGGGCGAGGCGATCCTGCTCGGCCTGCCAGGTAATCCCTCGTCGGCCTTTGTCACCGCGACGCTGTTCCTCCTCCCGCTTGTCCGCCACCTCGCCGGCGCGCGCGCGCCGTTACCAGCGGTGCAGCGCGCCCCGCTCGCCACACCGCTGGACGCGGGGGGACCACGCCGCGACTATCTGCGCGCTCGGATCGAACGCGGGCAGATCACTCCACTCGTAGGGCAGGACAGCGGCCGCACGCTCCCCCTTGCCGCGGCCAATGCATTGCTGATCCGCGACATCGACGCGCCGGCGCAGGCCGCGGGCGATGTCGCGGGTTATATCGCGATCGCTTGA
- the moaC gene encoding cyclic pyranopterin monophosphate synthase MoaC, which produces MTIKPTHLDDSGSAHMVDIGAKPATQRHAVAGGRITMTTAALDAIRTGNAPKGDVLSTARIAGIMAAKRTADLIPLCHPLALTSVTVDFAWQVDGIAVTATAATSGPTGVEMEALTAASVALLTLYDMAKALDRAMVIGDIRLLEKSGGRSGDWRAE; this is translated from the coding sequence ATGACAATCAAACCGACTCACCTCGACGACAGCGGCTCGGCGCATATGGTCGATATCGGCGCCAAACCCGCAACGCAGCGTCACGCCGTTGCTGGCGGGCGCATCACCATGACTACGGCGGCGCTCGACGCGATCCGCACCGGTAACGCGCCCAAGGGCGATGTGCTGTCGACCGCGCGCATCGCGGGCATCATGGCCGCCAAGCGCACCGCCGACCTCATTCCGCTCTGCCACCCGCTCGCGCTCACCAGCGTGACCGTCGATTTTGCGTGGCAGGTAGATGGAATTGCGGTGACGGCGACCGCCGCGACCAGCGGGCCGACGGGGGTCGAGATGGAGGCACTGACCGCCGCTTCGGTCGCGCTGCTCACCCTCTACGACATGGCCAAGGCGCTCGACCGCGCGATGGTGATCGGCGACATCCGCCTTCTCGAAAAGAGCGGCGGCCGCTCGGGCGACTGGCGCGCCGAATGA
- a CDS encoding alpha/beta fold hydrolase — MIGDFEQQRVTLSTGVELDVVDMGPKDAPVLIFLHGFPESHRTWRHQLPHFSRRFRCIAPDQRGYRGSSKPQEVDAYTPDKLIADIFALADALGVDKFTIVGHDWGGAIAWGVALGGQPGGLHPGWAGRVTRAVIANAPHPAIFQRLLATNTEQRAASQYIRTFRDPASDAIIAEHGLAGLLAHAFAGKVPSGGLQPADEIKRLLKDWEDRDACRAMVNWYRASPLVVPPMDEPYAEPPAVSFPKLNIPTLVIWALDDVALPPCNLDGLAELVPGVTIVKVPDCGHFVPWDAPDAVNAAMDAFLAGD; from the coding sequence ATGATCGGCGATTTCGAGCAGCAGCGGGTGACACTTTCGACCGGAGTCGAACTCGACGTCGTCGATATGGGGCCGAAGGACGCACCCGTGCTGATCTTCCTCCACGGCTTTCCCGAATCGCATCGCACCTGGCGTCATCAACTGCCGCATTTTTCGCGTCGGTTTCGCTGCATCGCGCCCGATCAGCGCGGCTACCGTGGGTCGTCGAAGCCGCAGGAGGTCGACGCCTATACCCCCGACAAGCTGATCGCCGACATCTTCGCGCTCGCCGATGCGCTGGGCGTCGACAAATTCACGATCGTCGGGCACGACTGGGGCGGCGCGATCGCGTGGGGCGTGGCGCTGGGCGGTCAGCCGGGCGGGCTGCATCCGGGGTGGGCAGGGCGTGTCACGCGTGCGGTGATCGCCAATGCGCCGCACCCCGCAATCTTTCAGCGTCTGCTCGCCACCAACACTGAACAGCGCGCCGCAAGCCAATATATCCGCACCTTTCGCGACCCCGCGAGCGATGCGATCATCGCCGAGCACGGCCTTGCGGGCCTGCTCGCTCACGCCTTTGCAGGAAAAGTGCCGAGCGGCGGGCTGCAACCCGCCGATGAGATCAAGCGCCTGCTTAAGGATTGGGAGGATCGCGACGCCTGCCGCGCGATGGTCAACTGGTATCGCGCCTCGCCACTCGTAGTTCCCCCGATGGACGAACCCTATGCCGAGCCGCCCGCGGTGTCGTTCCCGAAGCTCAATATTCCGACGCTGGTGATTTGGGCGCTCGACGATGTCGCGTTGCCGCCGTGCAACCTTGACGGACTGGCAGAGCTGGTCCCCGGCGTCACCATCGTCAAAGTGCCGGATTGCGGGCATTTTGTGCCGTGGGATGCGCCCGATGCGGTCAACGCGGCGATGGATGCGTTTCTGGCCGGGGATTGA
- a CDS encoding serine hydrolase domain-containing protein, with protein MMMKIRLLASVALAMLGAWSLTQAAGQGSLAPASPGPKFGLSIDDVAPANGPSALPALPAAIRARADALFTDAEAAGQTRALLVLQDGELIYERYAAGFGPNTKLISWSMAKSITAVLTGFLVADGQLSLDGPAPVAAWQRSGDPRGSITLRHLLHMSSGLEHVENGDPVWDGDTVAMLFGGGAGDIAGFAEAKPAAAQPGEVFNYSSATSVILADIIADTLTPSESPEARRDAMRDFIAGRLVEPLGMSSLTPEFDATGTMIGGSIMHATARDYARFGEFLRNRGVVGGQRLLPESWMRFMLTPSANDAGYGGHIWLNRRRPPGAEPALWPDRGPNDLFACIGHQGQYIIVSPSQRVTIVRLGVTTDDQFPALRQRLADLTAAL; from the coding sequence ATGATGATGAAAATACGGCTGCTGGCAAGTGTCGCCCTCGCGATGCTCGGCGCCTGGTCGCTGACGCAGGCGGCGGGGCAGGGCAGCCTCGCGCCCGCATCGCCGGGGCCCAAGTTCGGACTGTCGATCGACGATGTTGCCCCGGCGAATGGACCGTCCGCGCTCCCCGCCTTGCCCGCGGCGATTCGCGCGCGCGCCGACGCGCTGTTCACCGATGCCGAGGCGGCGGGGCAGACGCGCGCGCTGCTGGTGCTGCAAGACGGCGAGCTGATTTACGAGCGCTATGCCGCGGGATTCGGCCCCAATACCAAGCTCATCAGCTGGTCGATGGCCAAAAGCATCACCGCGGTACTCACCGGCTTTCTTGTCGCCGACGGGCAATTGTCGCTCGACGGGCCAGCCCCCGTTGCGGCGTGGCAACGAAGTGGTGATCCGCGCGGCTCGATCACGCTCCGTCACCTGCTCCACATGTCGTCGGGGCTCGAGCACGTCGAAAATGGCGATCCCGTGTGGGACGGCGATACCGTCGCGATGCTGTTCGGCGGCGGTGCAGGCGACATAGCGGGTTTTGCCGAGGCCAAGCCCGCGGCGGCGCAGCCCGGTGAAGTTTTCAACTATAGCTCGGCGACCAGCGTCATCCTGGCAGACATCATCGCCGACACGCTAACCCCGTCGGAAAGCCCCGAGGCGCGGCGCGATGCGATGCGCGACTTTATTGCCGGGCGGCTTGTCGAACCGCTCGGCATGTCCAGCCTGACGCCCGAATTCGACGCAACGGGCACGATGATCGGCGGGTCGATCATGCACGCGACCGCCCGCGACTATGCCCGCTTCGGCGAGTTTCTGCGCAACAGGGGGGTGGTGGGCGGCCAGCGGCTGCTTCCTGAAAGCTGGATGCGCTTCATGCTGACGCCGTCGGCGAACGATGCGGGCTACGGCGGACATATCTGGCTCAACCGCCGCCGCCCCCCGGGCGCGGAGCCCGCGCTCTGGCCCGATCGCGGCCCTAACGACCTGTTCGCGTGCATCGGGCATCAGGGGCAGTATATCATCGTCTCGCCGTCGCAGCGCGTGACGATCGTACGTCTTGGCGTCACCACGGACGACCAGTTCCCCGCGCTGCGCCAGCGTCTGGCGGATTTGACCGCGGCGCTTTGA
- the trpC gene encoding indole-3-glycerol phosphate synthase TrpC — translation MNKLTQILETKAAEVAERRARRSLTDLDTVDAGPVRGFAAALQAKIDAGGYALIAEIKKASPSKGLIRQDFNPADHARAYAAGGAACLSVLTDAPYFQGHEDYLIAARNACPLPVLRKDFMIDPWQVAEARSIGADAILIIVAALDDGAMREIEAAALERSMDVLVEVHDEAELDRALTQLRSRLIGVNNRDLRTFETDLGVTERLAKLVPAGTLIVGESGIATHTDCARLAASGVKSFLVGESLMRRSDVTAATKALLGG, via the coding sequence ATGAACAAACTCACCCAGATCCTTGAGACCAAGGCTGCCGAAGTCGCCGAACGCCGCGCGCGGCGTTCGCTTACCGACCTCGATACGGTGGACGCCGGGCCGGTGCGCGGCTTCGCCGCCGCGCTACAGGCAAAGATCGACGCGGGCGGCTACGCGCTGATCGCCGAAATCAAGAAAGCGTCGCCATCCAAAGGATTGATTCGCCAGGATTTCAATCCCGCCGACCATGCCCGCGCCTATGCCGCGGGCGGCGCGGCCTGCCTCTCGGTGCTCACCGATGCGCCCTATTTTCAGGGGCATGAGGATTATCTGATCGCCGCGCGCAACGCCTGCCCGCTACCCGTGCTGCGCAAGGATTTCATGATCGACCCGTGGCAGGTCGCCGAGGCGCGGTCGATCGGCGCCGACGCGATCCTCATCATTGTCGCCGCGCTGGACGACGGCGCGATGCGTGAGATTGAGGCCGCGGCGCTCGAACGCAGCATGGATGTGCTGGTCGAAGTCCATGACGAAGCCGAACTGGACCGCGCGCTCACCCAGCTCCGATCGCGCCTGATCGGCGTCAACAACCGCGACCTTCGCACCTTCGAAACCGACCTTGGCGTCACCGAACGGTTGGCCAAACTTGTCCCGGCGGGCACATTGATCGTCGGCGAAAGCGGCATTGCCACCCACACCGACTGCGCGCGCCTCGCCGCCAGCGGTGTAAAAAGCTTCCTCGTCGGCGAGAGCCTGATGCGCCGAAGCGACGTCACGGCGGCCACGAAGGCGCTGCTTGGAGGTTGA
- the trpD gene encoding anthranilate phosphoribosyltransferase, giving the protein MSRFGPFPDPSALLDHDEAAEAFATMLDGGASDEQVADFLVALAERGETMVEIAAAAQAMRDRLIPIEAPAGAIDVCGTGGDGHHTLNVSTAVSIVVAACEVPVAKHGNRAASSKSGAADTLEALGLDMERADRQAEEQLADLGICFLFAGTRHPAMKRIMPIRKAIGRRTIFNLMGPLANPARVTRQLVGIARPAYVAVYAEALHRLGTDHSRVISGDEGLDELSLAGGNEVAVVTAEGVRMQRSSAADAGLPTRSLAEIRGGDAAFNARALRRLLEGETGAYRDAVLYNAAEALIVAGAVDNMIDGVEEAAEAIDKGLANALLNCWIAYK; this is encoded by the coding sequence ATGAGCCGGTTCGGGCCGTTTCCCGATCCGTCGGCGCTGCTCGATCATGACGAGGCCGCCGAAGCCTTTGCGACGATGCTCGACGGCGGCGCGAGCGACGAGCAGGTCGCCGACTTTCTGGTCGCGCTCGCCGAACGCGGCGAAACGATGGTCGAAATCGCTGCCGCGGCACAGGCGATGCGCGATCGGCTGATCCCCATCGAGGCGCCAGCGGGCGCGATCGACGTATGCGGCACGGGCGGCGACGGCCATCACACATTGAATGTCTCGACCGCGGTGTCGATCGTCGTCGCGGCGTGCGAAGTTCCGGTCGCAAAGCACGGTAATCGCGCAGCGTCGTCGAAATCGGGTGCCGCCGATACGCTGGAGGCACTCGGTCTCGACATGGAGCGCGCGGACCGCCAGGCCGAGGAACAGCTCGCCGACCTCGGCATCTGTTTCCTCTTCGCAGGCACACGGCACCCGGCGATGAAGCGTATCATGCCGATCCGCAAGGCGATCGGGCGGCGGACGATCTTCAATCTGATGGGGCCGCTCGCCAACCCGGCGCGGGTGACGCGCCAGCTCGTCGGCATCGCGCGCCCCGCCTATGTCGCCGTCTATGCCGAGGCGCTGCACCGGCTCGGCACCGATCATTCGCGCGTGATTTCGGGCGACGAGGGCCTTGACGAACTGTCGCTCGCGGGCGGTAACGAGGTCGCGGTCGTCACGGCCGAAGGCGTGCGGATGCAGCGCAGCAGCGCGGCCGACGCCGGGCTGCCGACGCGCTCGCTCGCCGAAATCCGCGGCGGCGATGCCGCGTTCAACGCGCGCGCGCTGCGCCGCCTGCTCGAAGGCGAAACGGGCGCTTATCGCGATGCCGTGCTCTACAATGCCGCCGAGGCGCTGATCGTCGCGGGCGCGGTCGACAACATGATCGACGGGGTCGAGGAAGCCGCCGAAGCGATCGACAAGGGACTGGCCAACGCGCTGCTCAACTGCTGGATCGCGTATAAATGA
- a CDS encoding anthranilate synthase component II produces MILVIDNYDSFTFNLVHYLIELGADVRVERNDALSASAALATGAEAMLISPGPCTPNEAGISLDLVAACADAARPLLGVCLGHQAIGQHFGGTVQRGHLMHGKTSPVCHDGSGLYAGLPSPFQATRYHSLEVVDIPDCLIINATSDDGAVMGFRHADLPIHGVQFHPESIATEHGHAMLANFLQIAGLPVRERQAA; encoded by the coding sequence ATGATCCTGGTCATCGACAATTATGACAGCTTCACTTTCAACCTCGTTCACTATCTGATCGAGCTGGGCGCCGACGTGCGCGTCGAGCGCAACGATGCGCTCTCCGCATCCGCGGCGCTCGCGACGGGCGCCGAGGCGATGCTGATCTCGCCCGGCCCCTGCACCCCCAATGAAGCGGGTATCAGCCTCGACCTTGTCGCCGCCTGCGCCGATGCGGCGCGCCCGCTGCTCGGCGTGTGCCTTGGTCATCAGGCGATCGGCCAGCATTTCGGCGGCACGGTGCAGCGGGGCCACCTGATGCACGGCAAAACCTCGCCCGTCTGCCACGACGGCAGCGGACTTTACGCGGGGCTCCCCTCGCCCTTTCAGGCGACGCGCTATCACAGCCTTGAGGTCGTCGATATTCCGGACTGCCTGATCATCAACGCAACGAGCGACGACGGCGCGGTGATGGGTTTCCGCCACGCCGATCTGCCGATCCACGGCGTCCAGTTTCACCCCGAAAGCATCGCGACCGAACATGGCCATGCGATGCTCGCCAACTTCCTCCAGATCGCCGGGCTACCCGTTCGCGAGCGGCAAGCAGCATGA
- a CDS encoding DUF3089 domain-containing protein: MARKFLYFIAAIILLLLGAGVVYQLFPGWIARTAFVPSAEFTPQAAVAPNAYDDPAMWFARPGMEKNPAAWRPAADGSETPGDAPENKAAQPLIARAQAAETSEEAPFPKGDAAVFFVHPTSYYSRSSWNAPLSDRDSDHRANLFVQGMASAFADAGEIWAPRYRQATLGAFLATDRVTAGKAIDSAYRDVEEAFDAFLAAQPKDKPIILAGHSQGALHLTTLLRTKIAGTPLAKRIVAAYVIGWPVSLDTDIAALGLPACQTPDQKGCIVSWATFADPADPVMVTDAYDGTIGFDGRPRANTRMLCTNPLTGIPDTAAPAEANIGTLKPTEGFKSGALIAGRIGATCDDTRGFLMIGDADVAKDYVVAGYVLPGNNYHVYDITLFWANVRADALRRLAAYEGKPSPVPPAAAPLAAPASAEADRN, encoded by the coding sequence TTGGCCCGCAAATTTCTCTATTTCATTGCCGCGATCATTCTCCTCCTGCTGGGCGCGGGGGTTGTGTATCAACTTTTCCCCGGCTGGATCGCACGCACCGCCTTTGTCCCCAGCGCCGAGTTCACGCCGCAGGCCGCGGTCGCGCCGAACGCCTATGACGATCCCGCGATGTGGTTCGCGCGGCCGGGAATGGAGAAAAATCCCGCGGCGTGGCGTCCCGCCGCCGACGGGAGCGAAACGCCGGGCGATGCGCCCGAAAACAAAGCCGCCCAGCCGCTGATCGCACGCGCGCAGGCCGCCGAAACTTCCGAGGAAGCCCCCTTCCCCAAGGGCGACGCCGCGGTCTTCTTTGTCCACCCAACGAGCTATTACAGCCGATCGAGCTGGAACGCGCCGCTCAGCGACCGCGATTCGGACCACCGCGCCAACCTGTTCGTGCAGGGCATGGCGAGCGCTTTCGCCGACGCCGGCGAGATCTGGGCGCCGCGCTATCGGCAGGCGACGCTGGGCGCCTTCCTCGCGACCGACCGCGTGACCGCGGGCAAGGCGATCGATTCGGCGTATCGCGACGTCGAGGAAGCGTTCGACGCCTTCCTCGCCGCACAACCAAAGGACAAGCCGATCATCCTCGCGGGCCACAGCCAGGGCGCGCTCCACCTGACCACCCTGCTCCGCACCAAGATTGCAGGCACCCCGCTCGCGAAGCGCATCGTCGCGGCCTATGTCATCGGCTGGCCGGTCAGCCTCGACACCGACATCGCCGCGCTCGGCCTTCCGGCGTGCCAGACCCCTGATCAAAAGGGGTGCATCGTCAGCTGGGCCACGTTCGCCGATCCCGCCGACCCCGTGATGGTCACCGATGCCTATGACGGCACGATCGGTTTCGACGGTCGCCCGCGCGCGAACACGCGGATGCTCTGCACCAATCCGCTGACCGGTATTCCCGATACAGCCGCGCCGGCCGAGGCCAATATCGGCACGCTGAAACCCACCGAAGGGTTCAAGTCGGGCGCGCTGATCGCCGGGCGGATCGGAGCAACATGCGACGACACGCGCGGCTTTCTGATGATCGGCGATGCTGACGTCGCGAAGGATTATGTCGTCGCGGGCTATGTGCTGCCCGGCAACAATTATCATGTCTATGACATCACCCTGTTCTGGGCGAATGTCCGCGCCGACGCGCTGCGCCGCCTTGCCGCCTATGAAGGCAAGCCGTCGCCCGTGCCGCCTGCCGCGGCGCCGTTGGCTGCGCCCGCGTCCGCGGAAGCGGATAGAAACTGA